In the genome of Triticum urartu cultivar G1812 chromosome 5, Tu2.1, whole genome shotgun sequence, one region contains:
- the LOC125509215 gene encoding serine-threonine kinase receptor-associated protein-like, which produces MEKKKAAVPLVCHGHSRPVVDLFYSPVTPDGYFLISASKDSNPMLRNGETGDWIGTFEGHKGAVWSCCLDTNALRAASGSADFSAKVWDALTGDELHSFEHKHIVRACAFSKDTHLLLTGGMEKILRVYDLNKPDVAPKELDKSPGSVRTVAWLHNDQTILSSCTDTGGVRLWDVRSEKIVQTLETKGPVTSAEVSQDGRFITTADGSSVKFWDANHFGLVKSYDMSFIVESASLEPKSGSKFIAGGEDMWVHVFDFLTGEEITCNKGHHGPVHCVRFAPGGESYASGSEDGTIRIWQLSPPNADAEEAIDTNGKPKAGAEEIACKIEGFHIAKEEKAGE; this is translated from the exons ATGGAGAAGAAGAAGGCGGCGGTGCCGCTGGTCTGCCACGGCCACTCGCGGCCGGTCGTCGACCTGTTCTACAGCCCCGTCACGCCCGACGGCTACTTCCTCATCAGCGCCAGCAAGG ACTCAAATCCAATGCTTCGTAATGGTGAGACTGGAGATTGGATTGGGACTTTTGAAGGTCATAAAGGTGCTGTTTGGAGCTGTTGCCTTGACACAAATGCTCTGCGTGCTGCCTCTGGTTCAGCAGACTTTTCAGC TAAAGTATGGGATGCACTAACAGGTGATGAACTACATTCATTTGAACACAAGCATATAGTCCGTGCATGTGCCTTTTCTAAG GATACCCACCTGTTGCTTACTGGAGGTATGGAAAAGATTTTGCGTGTATACGATTTGAACAAACCAGATGTTGCTCCGAAAGAACTTGACAAATCACCTGGTTCTGTCCGAACTGTTGCTTGGCTTCATAATGACCAAACTATACTGAGTTCCTGCACTGATACGGGTGGAGTAAG GTTATGGGATGTGAGGAGTGAAAAAATTGTCCAAACTCTTGAAACCAAGGGACCTGTTACCAGTGCAGAAGTAAGCCAGGATGGCAGGTTCATCACCACAGCTGATGGCTCAAGTGTAAAATTTTGGGATGCTAATCA CTTTGGGCTTGTTAAAAGCTATGATATGTCGTTTATTGTGGAGTCAGCTTCACTTGAACCAAAGTCTGGGAGCAAATTCATTGCTGGAGGAGAAGATATGTGGGTTCATGTATTTGATTTCCTTACCGGTGAAGAAATAA CTTGTAACAAAGGGCATCATGGTCCAGTTCACTGCGTCCGGTTTGCACCTGGTGGTGAATCATACGCCTCAGGGTCGGAAGATGGTACTATTCGGATCTGGCAGCTGAGCCCACCTAACGCGGATGCTGAGGAGGCGATCGATACAAATGGTAAGCCCAAGGCTGGAGCAGAGGAGATTGCGTGTAAGATTGAAGGCTTCCACATTgccaaggaggagaaggccgggGAGTAG